From a single Lolium rigidum isolate FL_2022 chromosome 7, APGP_CSIRO_Lrig_0.1, whole genome shotgun sequence genomic region:
- the LOC124679113 gene encoding zealexin A1 synthase-like encodes MEMDQLSPGSLFSLAVATTILLWFVLRQALGGGKDTGAKHPPGPWNLPIIGSLHHLVIGTRLPPHRALLRLSRRHGPLMLVRLGEVPKVIVSSPEAAMEVLKTNDLTFATRPSGPTMDIVSSGGRGLVFAPYGEHWRQMRKVCVVEVLSARQVRRIESIKQDEVARLLESVAAASAASPAASVDVGERLARLTNNVIARAAFGGECRQQEAYLRELARMSTLVGGFSLVDLFPSSRLVRWLSSAAGNVRRSHARVQRILGDIIRERQEKKPNADSAATAARDDEDLLDVLLRLHKEDALSFSLTPAIISAVIFDIFGAATDTTAATIEWAMAELIRNPHAMARAKLEVRQRLGVHHQRSVVTSADLSDLHYLRMVIKETLRLHPPGPMIHRACQEDCQVMGYDIPKGTAVMINAFAVGRDPAHWGEDAVEFRPERFEEMGTEYGWQGPQMEFIPFGAGRRQCPGALLATTTIELVLANLLHYFDWAIPGGAAPETLDMGEVFGIIVRTRSSLFLKAVAACHLQDH; translated from the exons ATGGAGATGGATCAACTCTCTCCCGGAAGCTTGTTTTCGTTGGCCGTAGCCACCACGATTCTCTTATGGTTTGTTCTGAGGCAGGCTCTCGGCGGAGGTAAGGACACAGGAGCCAAGCATCCTCCAGGCCCATGGAACTTACCCATCATCGGCAGCCTCCACCACCTCGTCATCGGCACGAGGCTGCCGCCGCACCGTGCGTTGCTCCGCCTGTCGCGCCGGCACGGCCCGCTCATGCTGGTCAGGCTCGGCGAGGTGCCCAAAGTCATCGTGTCCAGCCCGGAGGCGGCGATGGAGGTGCTCAAGACCAACGACCTCACCTTCGCGACCCGCCCTAGCGGCCCCACGATGGACATCGTCAGCAGCGGCGGCAGAGGCCTCGTCTTCGCGCCCTACGGCGAGCACTGGCGGCAGATGCGCAAGGTCTGCGTCGTGGAGGTCCTCAGCGCAAGACAGGTGCGGCGCATCGAGTCCATCAAGCAAGACGAGGTCGCGCGCCTCTTGGAGTCGGTCGCCGCCGCGTCGGCTGCCTCGCCAGCCGCCTCCGTCGACGTCGGCGAGCGGCTGGCCAGGCTGACCAACAACGTCATTGCCAGGGCGGCGTTCGGCGGGGAGTGCCGGCAGCAGGAAGCGTACCTCCGGGAGCTCGCCAGGATGTCGACGCTGGTGGGAGGGTTCAGCCTCGTTGACCTCTTCCCGTCGTCGCGGCTGGTGCGGTGGCTGAGCAGCGCCGCCGGCAACGTCAGGAGGAGCCATGCCCGGGTGCAGCGCATCCTGGGAGACATCATCCGAGAGAGACAGGAGAAGAAACCAAACGCCGACTCTGCTGCTACTGCTGCTAGAGACGACGAGGACCTGCTGGACGTGCTCCTGAGGCTGCACAAGGAAGACGCCCTCAGTTTCTCTCTGACGCCGGCGATCATCAGCGCCGTCATCTTT GATATATTTGGAGCAGCTACTGACACTACAGCTGCCACAATAGAATGGGCCATGGCGGAACTCATCCGCAACCCACACGCAATGGCAAGGGCGAAACTAGAAGTCCGACAGAGGCTGGGAGTACACCACCAGAGATCCGTTGTCACGAGTGCAGACCTCAGCGACCTGCACTACCTTCGGATGGTCATCAAGGAGACGCTAAGGTTGCACCCACCTGGCCCGATgatccaccgggcgtgccaggagGACTGCCAGGTCATGGGTTACGACATACCCAAGGGCACCGCCGTCATGATAAATGCATTTGCGGTGGGGAGGGATCCGGCACACTGGGGCGAGGATGCGGTCGAGTTTAGGCCGGAGAGATTCGAGGAGATGGGAACGGAGTATGGCTGGCAGGGGCCGCAGATGGAGTTCATTCCGTTTGGGGCTGGCCGGCGGCAGTGCCCCGGAGCTCTGTTGGCGACTACGACCATTGAGCTCGTGCTCGCCAACCTCCTGCACTACTTCGACTGGGCTATCCCTGGTGGGGCGGCCCCAGAGACACTCGACATGGGTGAGGTGTTTGGGATCATCGTGCGCACTAGGTCTAGCCTCTTCCTGAAGGCAGTAGCTGCCTGCCATCTACAAGACCACTAG